A stretch of Candidatus Cloacimonadota bacterium DNA encodes these proteins:
- a CDS encoding 4Fe-4S binding protein produces the protein MKKFLQTYPENCIACHACESSCSSTYFKVDDPQLSRIRISEAGGAIQMNTCNQCGICVQACPTQALSINAQGVVMLNARLCIGCYMCVAACPTGSMFISQGQTVPFKCVACGICTQSCPADAIRIVEKEN, from the coding sequence ATGAAGAAGTTTCTTCAGACTTATCCGGAAAACTGCATCGCCTGCCACGCCTGCGAGAGCTCCTGCTCCAGCACCTACTTCAAGGTGGACGATCCCCAGCTTTCCCGCATCCGCATCAGCGAGGCGGGCGGGGCCATCCAGATGAACACCTGCAACCAGTGCGGGATCTGCGTTCAGGCCTGCCCCACCCAGGCCCTGAGCATCAATGCCCAGGGTGTGGTGATGCTCAACGCCAGGCTCTGCATAGGCTGCTACATGTGCGTGGCCGCCTGCCCCACCGGCTCGATGTTCATCAGCCAGGGCCAGACCGTGCCCTTCAAATGCGTCGCCTGTGGGATCTGCACCCAAAGCTGCCCCGCTGACGCCATCCGCATCGTGGAAAAGGAGAATTGA
- a CDS encoding transketolase: MTDNETIIRLQTQANQARAAILSMTTLAASGHPGGSMSSIDLLLALYNVIRHDPSAPQKPDRDRIVVSNGHISPAVYAALSLNGYHDLDEAVSQFRLAGSKFEGHIEREVAGVEWSSGNLGQGLSAAAGMALASRINKVPYMVWTLMGDGEQQKGQISEARRFAVKYGLNNLAAIVDYNRLQISGNIDAVMPQNIRRNWEADGWKVLEIDGHDFGAIFSALASASEADLPTMILAHTVMGKGVPCMENLAKYHGSALSEEQLDEALRVLDQPNQMDKYRQLRESFQAPAPEADTGSFELNCSLQPGQPTVYEQSTDNRSAWGAAIADLASLNRENPTPIVVVDCDLQSSVKTGDFAKVSPDRFIQAGIMEHNAAVLSGALSSCGIQTFWADFGMFGLDEVYNMQRLNDINHTNLKVALTHVGLDVGEDGKTHQCIDYIGLPRNLFGFRLICPADPNQTDRVVRWLIDKPGNYLITMGRSKLRIIRGEDGQPVYGLGYSFEYGRADILRAGNKATLFVTGTPVGNAVEAVDRLREEGIFLQLVYVSSPLEIDLEALSQAARAGQIFSVEDHNVHSGLGSMIADRLVGEGLSARLVRIGVEGYSSSGTSQDLYKAAGLDPVSIAARVRAELRK; encoded by the coding sequence ATGACCGACAATGAGACCATTATCCGCCTGCAAACCCAGGCCAACCAAGCCCGGGCCGCCATCCTGAGCATGACCACCCTGGCCGCCTCCGGCCATCCCGGGGGCTCGATGTCCAGCATCGATCTCCTCCTGGCACTCTACAACGTTATCCGCCACGACCCCTCCGCTCCGCAAAAGCCAGACCGGGACAGGATCGTGGTGAGCAACGGCCACATCTCCCCCGCCGTCTATGCCGCCCTGAGCCTCAACGGATACCACGACCTGGACGAGGCCGTTTCGCAGTTCAGGCTGGCGGGCAGCAAATTCGAAGGCCATATCGAGCGTGAGGTGGCGGGCGTGGAATGGAGCAGCGGCAACCTGGGACAGGGGCTTTCCGCCGCGGCCGGCATGGCCCTGGCTTCACGCATAAACAAGGTTCCCTACATGGTTTGGACCCTGATGGGCGACGGCGAGCAGCAGAAAGGCCAGATCTCCGAAGCCCGCCGTTTCGCCGTGAAGTACGGCCTCAACAATCTGGCCGCCATCGTGGACTACAACCGCCTCCAGATCAGTGGAAACATCGACGCCGTGATGCCCCAGAACATCCGCCGCAACTGGGAAGCTGACGGCTGGAAAGTGCTGGAGATCGACGGCCACGACTTCGGCGCGATCTTCTCCGCCCTGGCCAGCGCCAGCGAAGCTGACCTGCCCACCATGATCCTGGCCCACACGGTGATGGGCAAAGGCGTTCCCTGCATGGAAAACCTGGCCAAATACCACGGCTCAGCGCTCTCGGAGGAGCAGCTTGACGAGGCTCTGAGAGTTTTGGACCAGCCGAACCAGATGGACAAATACCGCCAACTGCGGGAAAGTTTCCAGGCTCCGGCTCCAGAGGCGGACACCGGCAGCTTTGAGCTGAACTGCTCGCTGCAACCGGGCCAGCCCACGGTTTATGAGCAGAGCACCGACAACCGCAGCGCCTGGGGCGCCGCCATCGCCGATCTGGCCAGTCTCAACCGGGAAAACCCCACCCCCATCGTGGTGGTGGATTGCGATCTGCAGAGCAGCGTGAAGACCGGCGATTTTGCCAAAGTGAGCCCCGACCGCTTCATCCAGGCAGGAATCATGGAACACAACGCTGCCGTGCTCAGCGGAGCCCTCTCCAGCTGCGGGATCCAGACCTTCTGGGCGGATTTCGGCATGTTCGGCCTGGACGAGGTTTACAACATGCAGCGCCTGAACGACATCAACCACACCAACCTCAAGGTGGCGCTCACCCACGTGGGCCTGGATGTGGGCGAAGACGGCAAAACACACCAGTGCATCGACTACATCGGCCTGCCGCGCAACCTCTTTGGCTTCCGCCTCATCTGCCCCGCCGATCCCAACCAGACCGACCGCGTGGTGCGCTGGCTGATCGACAAACCCGGAAACTACCTGATCACCATGGGCCGCTCCAAACTGCGCATCATCCGCGGCGAAGACGGCCAGCCCGTTTACGGCCTGGGTTACAGCTTCGAATACGGCCGGGCGGACATCCTCCGCGCCGGCAACAAAGCCACCCTGTTCGTGACCGGAACGCCGGTTGGCAATGCCGTGGAGGCCGTGGACAGGCTGCGCGAGGAAGGGATATTCCTGCAACTGGTTTACGTCTCCAGCCCTCTGGAGATCGACCTGGAAGCACTCTCCCAGGCAGCCCGCGCCGGCCAGATCTTCAGCGTGGAGGACCACAACGTCCACAGCGGCCTGGGCTCCATGATCGCGGACCGCCTGGTGGGGGAGGGGCTCAGCGCCCGCCTTGTCAGGATCGGGGTGGAAGGCTACTCCAGCAGCGGCACTTCCCAAGACCTTTACAAAGCGGCGGGGCTCGATCCCGTCTCGATCGCCGCGCGGGTCCGCGCCGAACTGCGAAAATAA
- a CDS encoding NAD-dependent epimerase/dehydratase family protein codes for MKIAVTGANGFVGSNFANHFHRLGHEVVAIVRPKSPVDLLDPDVAIRRTDYQTDLDPALEGVEVLIHNAGAIRTRSFAQMVAANVGATRQLMEAFNRLETARRLVYISSQAASHPSRSNEEVSEAEPSAPVDWYGRSKLLAERVIRAGCAKEWVVARPVPVYGPGEKDFLQLYKAVKAGLSFHIGPREQYLNLIYIEELCLFIELCCTHPQAEGEVFFASNGKTYTHREFMAACAQALGRKKTLNIAIPIPLAMAGFYAGELFETLTGKVTLVNKQKMKELINVNWVASIAKARELLGWDPRPDLEANLRKTFAWYREHGWL; via the coding sequence ATGAAAATCGCCGTGACCGGGGCCAATGGCTTTGTGGGCAGCAACTTCGCGAACCATTTCCACCGCCTGGGGCATGAAGTGGTGGCGATCGTGCGTCCAAAATCTCCTGTTGACCTGCTCGATCCCGACGTCGCCATCCGCCGGACGGATTATCAGACCGATCTGGACCCCGCTCTGGAAGGCGTGGAAGTCCTCATCCACAACGCCGGCGCCATCCGCACGCGCAGCTTCGCCCAGATGGTGGCCGCGAATGTGGGCGCCACCCGGCAGCTCATGGAAGCCTTCAACCGCTTGGAAACAGCGCGCAGGCTGGTTTACATCAGTTCCCAGGCTGCTTCCCACCCTTCCCGGAGCAATGAAGAGGTATCCGAAGCCGAACCCTCCGCGCCGGTGGACTGGTATGGCCGCAGCAAGCTGCTGGCGGAGCGGGTCATCCGGGCCGGGTGTGCCAAAGAGTGGGTGGTGGCGCGTCCCGTGCCGGTTTACGGTCCCGGGGAGAAGGACTTTCTGCAGCTTTATAAAGCCGTCAAAGCCGGCCTCAGTTTCCACATCGGCCCCCGTGAACAGTATTTGAACCTCATCTACATCGAAGAGCTTTGCTTGTTCATCGAGCTTTGCTGCACCCATCCCCAAGCCGAGGGCGAGGTCTTTTTCGCCTCCAATGGCAAAACTTACACCCACCGCGAGTTCATGGCCGCCTGCGCTCAGGCTCTGGGCAGAAAGAAAACCCTGAATATCGCCATCCCGATACCCCTGGCCATGGCTGGCTTTTATGCCGGAGAGCTGTTCGAAACCCTCACCGGCAAAGTGACTTTGGTGAATAAGCAAAAGATGAAAGAGCTGATCAACGTGAATTGGGTGGCCAGCATTGCCAAGGCCCGCGAACTGCTGGGCTGGGATCCCCGGCCGGACCTGGAGGCCAATCTGCGCAAGACCTTTGCCTGGTACAGGGAGCACGGATGGCTATAA
- a CDS encoding HAD family phosphatase, giving the protein MRYKAVIFDLDGTLIDSMGLWRQVDRDFLHKRGLAVPRDLFHHLPSGNSFIQTAQYFKDRFGLPDSAEAIMAEWTQMVGWHYANSVKLKPGAKKLVEKLNAKGVPLGLGTSNSRELAEKVLVQTGIWNYFVSVVTGDQQLLGKPWPDIYLKGSQELDLEPADIIVVEDTLTGIQAAKAAGMRAVAIYDPDSEEFQPRIRAMADAFAHNYIELSELLEI; this is encoded by the coding sequence ATGCGCTATAAAGCGGTTATCTTCGACCTCGACGGCACCCTGATCGATTCCATGGGACTCTGGCGCCAGGTGGACCGTGATTTCCTCCACAAACGAGGCCTTGCCGTCCCCCGCGACCTCTTTCACCATCTGCCTTCCGGCAATTCCTTCATCCAGACCGCCCAGTATTTCAAGGACCGCTTTGGCCTGCCCGACAGCGCCGAAGCCATCATGGCCGAATGGACCCAGATGGTGGGCTGGCACTACGCCAACTCCGTGAAACTAAAACCCGGGGCCAAAAAGCTGGTGGAGAAGCTGAACGCAAAAGGGGTCCCTCTCGGCCTCGGAACCAGCAATTCCCGCGAACTGGCGGAAAAAGTGCTGGTCCAGACCGGCATTTGGAACTACTTTGTCTCTGTGGTCACCGGCGACCAGCAGCTGCTGGGAAAACCCTGGCCGGACATCTATCTGAAAGGCTCTCAGGAGCTGGATTTAGAGCCCGCGGACATCATCGTGGTGGAGGATACCCTCACCGGGATCCAGGCCGCCAAAGCCGCCGGAATGCGCGCTGTGGCCATTTACGACCCCGACAGCGAGGAATTCCAGCCCCGGATCCGGGCCATGGCCGATGCCTTCGCCCACAACTACATAGAATTAAGCGAGTTACTTGAGATATGA